From a region of the Myxococcus stipitatus genome:
- a CDS encoding helix-turn-helix domain-containing protein, with amino-acid sequence MSDLGKRIGQRIRELRTQRPERWTQEELAERAQISVSFLSMIERGERVPHVETLAALANALGVSLGELFTGTEQTLAQTEDLLRPLSDFARARGLTARDVDRLLGVARVMFSGTIA; translated from the coding sequence GTGTCGGACCTCGGAAAACGAATCGGCCAGCGCATCCGCGAGCTTCGTACGCAGAGGCCGGAGCGGTGGACGCAGGAAGAGCTCGCTGAGCGGGCTCAGATCAGCGTCTCCTTCCTTTCCATGATCGAGCGTGGCGAGCGCGTCCCCCATGTGGAGACGCTCGCGGCCCTGGCCAACGCCCTCGGCGTCAGCCTGGGAGAGCTGTTCACGGGAACGGAGCAGACCCTTGCCCAGACGGAGGACCTGCTGCGTCCCCTGTCTGATTTCGCGCGCGCCCGGGGCCTCACCGCCCGTGACGTGGACCGCCTGCTCGGGGTCGCCCGAGTGATGTTCAGCGGCACCATCGCCTGA
- a CDS encoding Ig-like domain-containing protein, whose product MDQSPARPRLGEITTLRFRAVDSRGMAQAGTQVKFSLQSEVPGVELTPTEGSTNPGDGIVSVQVVARGGRVASVVVVATAGSGAEAKTAISPVVSFAGTDSSARQFTFQCGSFSGDGSGAHHAIGAWDETRNLIAGVKVNCIAHVADRNGDGIEGAQVSFLTEAGTIGPTSTTVTDVVGNATVLYKSSLPLPEDVEPGEFTWNPINDATHTGEYIAPLWMHPFLWEVNPVIAYGGTPPDPFVTRPEPRRNDPLRPDKVNNPRDNLVTLIAVTTGEEAFFDDNNNGQWDAGEVFEDLTEPFVDSNDNGTWDPHERFVDANGDGRWNGKNGQHDSSTLIWVQERILWTGWPHARDRADTIRQLIPAPPATSVAIAHFGSARATFLVSDPWFNRIAQNSNGDGCENGVEGPVSAKPFASGIAFTYPSYNVESYLIEDAHDEASENPPPPFSPPVPWKADATCKYTAAQLEGHLVYFPAPTVSGTVE is encoded by the coding sequence GTGGATCAGTCTCCTGCCCGACCGCGGCTGGGGGAAATCACCACGCTGCGCTTCCGCGCCGTGGACTCGCGTGGCATGGCGCAAGCCGGCACGCAGGTGAAGTTCTCGCTCCAGTCCGAGGTCCCGGGCGTGGAGCTGACGCCGACCGAGGGGTCGACCAACCCCGGCGACGGCATCGTCTCCGTCCAGGTGGTGGCCCGGGGTGGCCGCGTCGCCTCGGTCGTCGTGGTGGCCACGGCGGGCTCCGGCGCGGAGGCCAAGACGGCCATCTCCCCGGTCGTCAGCTTCGCGGGCACGGACTCGAGCGCCCGCCAGTTCACCTTCCAGTGTGGTTCGTTCTCCGGTGACGGCTCCGGCGCGCACCACGCCATCGGCGCCTGGGACGAGACGCGCAACCTCATCGCGGGCGTGAAGGTGAACTGCATCGCCCACGTGGCCGACCGCAACGGCGACGGCATCGAGGGCGCGCAGGTGTCCTTCCTCACGGAGGCCGGCACCATCGGGCCCACGTCGACCACCGTCACGGACGTGGTGGGCAACGCCACGGTCCTCTACAAGAGCTCGCTGCCGCTGCCGGAAGACGTGGAGCCGGGGGAGTTCACCTGGAACCCCATCAACGACGCGACCCACACGGGCGAGTACATCGCGCCGCTGTGGATGCACCCCTTCCTGTGGGAGGTGAACCCGGTGATTGCCTACGGTGGCACGCCGCCGGACCCGTTCGTCACCCGCCCGGAGCCGCGCCGCAACGACCCGCTGCGCCCGGACAAGGTCAACAACCCGCGTGACAACCTGGTCACCCTCATCGCCGTCACCACGGGCGAGGAGGCCTTCTTCGACGACAACAACAACGGCCAGTGGGACGCGGGCGAGGTCTTCGAGGACCTGACCGAGCCCTTCGTCGACAGCAACGACAACGGCACGTGGGATCCGCACGAGCGCTTCGTCGACGCCAACGGCGACGGCCGGTGGAACGGCAAGAACGGCCAGCACGACTCCTCCACCCTCATCTGGGTGCAGGAGCGCATCCTCTGGACCGGCTGGCCGCACGCCCGTGATCGCGCGGACACCATCCGTCAGCTCATCCCGGCCCCGCCCGCCACCAGCGTGGCCATCGCCCACTTCGGCTCCGCGCGCGCGACCTTCCTCGTGTCCGACCCGTGGTTCAACCGCATCGCGCAGAACTCGAACGGCGACGGCTGCGAGAACGGCGTGGAGGGCCCGGTGAGCGCCAAGCCGTTCGCCTCCGGCATCGCCTTCACCTATCCGTCCTACAACGTGGAGTCGTACCTCATCGAGGACGCCCACGACGAGGCCTCCGAGAATCCGCCGCCTCCGTTCAGCCCGCCCGTCCCCTGGAAGGCGGATGCGACCTGCAAGTACACCGCCGCCCAGCTCGAGGGCCACCTGGTGTACTTCCCCGCGCCGACCGTGTCCGGCACCGTCGAGTGA